CGACATTCCGCCACCGCCTATTTCGCAATAGATAGTAGCGCCACGGGCAATAGCGTGCTCGTATTCTTCAAGAACTAAAGCTCCGGCTCCTTCTCCCAAAACAAATCCTTCACGGTCCTTGTCCATTGGCCTTGACGCTGTTTTTGGATCGTCGTTGCGGGTTGAAAGCGCGTGCATAGCGTTAAATCCACCCATTCCGGCAATAGTTACAGCAGCTTCAGAACCTCCGGTAACCATTACATCAGCATGATTCAGGCGGATGTAGTTGAAAGCATCAATAAGCGCATTGGTAGAGGAAGCACACGCAGAAACTGTCGTGAAGTTAGGTCCTCTGAAGCCATATTTAATAGAAATATGTCCACCGGCTATATCGGCAATCATTTTTGGTATAAAGAAAGGATTGAATTTTGGAGTACCATTCCCTTTCGTAAAGTCCATTACTTCCTGTTGGAATGTTTCAAGACCTCCGATTCCGGAACCCCAAATTACGCCAACTCTGTCTTTGTCTAATTTGTCAAAGTCGAAATTGGCATCTTTTACAGCCTCATCAGACGATACTATGGCATACTGCGCATAACGGTCCATTTTGCGGGCTTCCTTGCGGTCTATAAAATCTTCTGCATTAAAGTTTTTCAGCTCGCATGCAAATTTAGTTTTGAAATGAGTGGTATCAAAATAAGTTATAGGAGCAGCGCCGCTAACACCATTGATAAGTCCATTCCAATATTCCTGGACGTTATTTCCAATGGGCGTCAAGGCACCTAAACCGGTTACTACAACTCTTCTTAATTTCATACTTAAAATTTTATAGTTATAAATTTATATAAAAAATACCCATGCTTTCTTCTTAGTCGTAAAAAAGAGACAGGGGTATTGCATAATATCTTAATGATTGAAAGCAATCAAATTGAATCTTTTGTAAAAATAATAACTCCCGTGAATTCTCAAAGAAAACACGGGATGTCAATTGTTATTATTTTTTTGCTTCTTCTATGTAAGAAATTGCTTGACCTACAGTAGCAATGTTTTCAGCCTGGTCGTCTGGAATCTGAATGTCAAATTCTTTTTCGAATTCCATAATAAGCTCAACAGTGTCTAATGAATCAGCTCCTAAATCATTTGTGAAGCTAGCTTCTGTTACAACTTCGTTTTCGTCAACGCCTAATTTGTCTACGATAATCGCCTTAACTCTTGATGCAATGTCTGACATAATCTTTTAATTTTTGAATTTAATTGTTGGCAAAAATAAAAAACTTTATTTTAAAACAACGTTTTAGTTGATAAATGTGAGTACTAATTTAAAAAAAATATTTCACAAAGGCTTTCAAAATCTATTTAATATCATTTATTATTCTTTTTTTTGTGCTATAATTAATGACGTTTCCATGAAAAAAATCATCCTGTTTGCTTCGGGTTCGGGTTCCAATGCCGAAAACATTATCCGCTATTTTCAGGATAAGAAAACAGCCGAAACGGTAGCGGTTTTTTCAAATAATCCGAATGCTAAAGTTTTAGAAAAAGCTGAAAAACTAGGAGTGCCGTGTTATGTTTTTACAAAAGAAGAACTCAATACGGGCAAAGTGTTGGAGCAGGTGATGATGCTTAATCCGGATTTGATTGTGCTAGCCGGGTTTTTATGGAAATTTCCAACCGACATTGTAACCCAATACCCGAATAAAATTATCAATATCCATCCGGCACTGTTGCCAAAATATGGCGGAAAAGGCATGTATGGAATGAATGTCCACAGGGCCATTTTAGAAAATAAGGAATCGCATTCCGGAATCAGTATTCATTATGTGAATGAAAATTATGATGAGGGTGCTATGATTTTTCAGGCAGAGGTTGCAGTTGATAATTGCACGACTCCAGAAGAAATAGCACTTAAGGTGCAGGAATTGGAACATGCACATTTTCCTGAAGTCATTGATAAAATTTTAAACTAATTATGAAGTCATTATTGTTTCTTTTCCTGTTTCCCTTTTTTTCTGTTTTCGGACAGGAGCGGTTTGAAGTAAAAAATATAAACTTTTCCGTTCAGGTTCCTGAAAGTTGGACAATATTAGAAGGAAAGGAAATATTGGAAAATGTCAAAAAATTCGATTTCAATACGAAACAATTGAAAGAGCTCATTTCAAGCGATAGCGATGGAGTGAATTTAGTGACTTACACAAAAACAATCCTAAAACATATACCGGAATAATCCCTACTATAAAAATTAGGATGGTAAAGACAAACGCTAAAAACATTGGGGGCTTTTTGAAATCTATAGAAATGTCAAATACTGAAGCTGAAAAAGTATTT
This portion of the Flavobacterium lindanitolerans genome encodes:
- the fabF gene encoding beta-ketoacyl-ACP synthase II, with translation MKLRRVVVTGLGALTPIGNNVQEYWNGLINGVSGAAPITYFDTTHFKTKFACELKNFNAEDFIDRKEARKMDRYAQYAIVSSDEAVKDANFDFDKLDKDRVGVIWGSGIGGLETFQQEVMDFTKGNGTPKFNPFFIPKMIADIAGGHISIKYGFRGPNFTTVSACASSTNALIDAFNYIRLNHADVMVTGGSEAAVTIAGMGGFNAMHALSTRNDDPKTASRPMDKDREGFVLGEGAGALVLEEYEHAIARGATIYCEIGGGGMSADAHHITAPHPEGLGAKNVMLNCLRDAGLKPEDVDGVNMHGTSTPLGDIAESKAIQHVFGEHAYTLNLNATKSMTGHLLGAAGAIEAIAAILSIKHGIVPPTINHFTDDENIDPKLNFTFNKAQKRDMKVVMSNTFGFGGHNACVLVKKLEL
- a CDS encoding phosphoribosylglycinamide formyltransferase, with the translated sequence MKKIILFASGSGSNAENIIRYFQDKKTAETVAVFSNNPNAKVLEKAEKLGVPCYVFTKEELNTGKVLEQVMMLNPDLIVLAGFLWKFPTDIVTQYPNKIINIHPALLPKYGGKGMYGMNVHRAILENKESHSGISIHYVNENYDEGAMIFQAEVAVDNCTTPEEIALKVQELEHAHFPEVIDKILN
- a CDS encoding acyl carrier protein; translated protein: MSDIASRVKAIIVDKLGVDENEVVTEASFTNDLGADSLDTVELIMEFEKEFDIQIPDDQAENIATVGQAISYIEEAKK